The window AGGTCGCGGGGGCGTCCGAGCACGTCCGGTCGAACGTGGCGCGGGCGAAGGAACACAGCGAGGACGTGTACGCCGCGGTCGACGACATCGAGGCGGCCGCGACGACGCAGCGCGACGACATCGCGGAGGCGACGCGGGAGCTCCAGAGCGTCTCCGCGGCGACCGAGGAGGTCGCCGCCTCCGCCGAGGAGGTCGCGACCACGGCGGCGAGCGTCGCCGAGCGCGCCGACGAGGGGAACGACGCGGCCACGGCCGCGATCGACGAGCTCCGGGTCGTCGACGAGCGCACCGAGACCGCCCGCGAGCGCGTCGAGTCGTTAGAGAGCGAGGTCGCCGCGATCGAGGACGTCACCGACCTCATCCGCGACATCGCCGACGAGACGAACATCCTCGCGCTGAACGCCTCGATCGAGGCCGCGCGGGCCGGCGAGGCCGGCGCCGGCTTCGAGGTCGTCGCCGAGGAGGTGAAGTCGCTCGCGGAGGAGGCGCAGGAGGCGACCGCCGAGATCGAGTCGTCGATCGACGCCGTGCGCGGGGAGACGGACGCGACCGTCGCGGAGATCGCCGACATGCGCGAGCGCGTCGGCGAGGGGATCGACACGGCCGAGACCGCGCTGGAGGCGTTCGCCGACCTCGCCGAAGACGTCGAGGAGACGACGAGCGGGGTTGAGGAGATCAGCGAGGCGACCGACGACCAAGCGGCCTCGATCGAGGAGGCCGTCGACATGGTGGAGTCGGTGGGCGCGCTGGCCGACGACACGGCCGCCGACGCCGCCGACGTGACGACGATCGCCCACACGCAGAAGACCTCGCTGACCGAGGTGGCCGCGGGCGCGTCGACGCTCTCGGACCGGACGGGCGCGCTCGACGAGGAGCTGGGGGCGTACGCGCTCGACGGGGCCGCCGCGGACGACGACGCGACCGTCGTCGAGTTCTGGCACGCCCTCGGCGGCCGGAAGGCGCGCCTGCTCGACGAGTTCGTCGCCGAGTTCGAGGCGGCGACCGAGGGGATCGAGATCCGGCCGTCCTCGAAGGGGAGTTACCGCGGCGTGTTCGACGCGACGCTGGCGGCCGCCGAGCGCGGCGAGCCGCCGACGATCGCGCACCTCTACGAGATCGGCACGAAGCGCGCGCTCGACAGCGGCGCGTTCGCGCCGGTCGAGGGGCTGCTAGAGGAGGTCGACGGGCGCCGGTTTGGCGGCGTCGACGCCCTCGACGAGGCCACCGCCCTCGATCCGGACGACCTCCTCGATCCGGTCGCGAACTACTACCGGACGGACGGGGCGCTCCACTCGCTCCCGTTCAACGCCTCGACGCCGGTGCTGTACTACGACCGGGCGGCCTTCGAGCGCGCCGGGCTGAACCCGGACGACCCGCCGACGACGTTCGCCGAGGTGCGCCACTGCGCCGAGCGGCTGGTCGAACGCGGCGGGGTCGAGACCGGCATCACGTTCGCGAACTACTCGTGGTTCGTCGAGCAGTGGTTCGCCGAGGCGGGGCAGCCCCTCGTCGACGCCGAGAACGGCCGGGCAGGGACCCCGACCGAGGCCTACTTCGACGCCGAGGCGGGCGAACGGGTGTACGAGTGGATCGCCGAGATGGCGGCCGACGGGCTGTACCACGACCCCGGAATCGAGGCGCGCGGGCAGGCCAGAGAGGCGTTCCACGCGGGCCGCGCCGGCATGCTGATCGGGTCGACCTCGGCGATGGTCGGCGTCCACGAAGGGGCGTCGTTCCCCGTCGGGACGGGGTACTTCCCGGTGGCCGACGAGCGCCACGGCGTCGTCGTGGGCGGCGGGTCGCTGTGGATCGCCGACGGCGCGCCGACGGACGCGCAGCGCGCGGCCGCCGCGTTCCTCGGGTGGCTCGCGGCCCCCGAGCGGCAGGCGCGCTGGCACCGCGAGACGGGCTACTTCCCGGTCCACGAGGGGGCGGTCGACCGGCTCTCCCGAGAGGGCTGGTTCGACGAGAACCCCGGCTACCGGACGGCGATGGACCAGCTGGCGGACGCCGAGGACCGCGTCGCCACGACGGGGGCCCGGATGGGACCGTTCGACACGGTCCGGACGCTCGTCGCCGAGGCGTCGGTCGAGGCGCGCGAGCACGGGGTGAGCGAGGCGCTCGACAGGCTCACCGAGAGCGCGAAGTTACAGCTCCGGTCGTACGCGGAGTCGAAAGACGACGCAGGCGGCCGCTAACGGCGGGTCCACTCGCGGAGCGTGAACCCCTCGTACTCGGTCTCGTCGGCCACGCGCCACTCCGACTCGTTCCACGCCGGGAACCGGGTGTCGCCGTCGTAGGCGCCGTCGACGTGGCTGAGGACCATCCGGTCGACGCGCGGCTGGAACAGCTCGTAGATCGTGCCGCCGCCGAGGACGTAGACGGCGCCGTCCGAGGGGGCGTCGTCGGGGAGAGCGTCGACCGGTCCCGTTCCGGCGGGCGACGTCTCGCCGGCGACGCCGTCGACCGCGCCGGCGTCGGGTCGATCGCCGACGAGCTCGCGCGCGAGTTCGATCGCCGCGTCGACGCCGTCGGCGACGACTGCGGTCGGCTCGGCCACCGCGTCGACGCTGCGGCTCACGACGATCTGCCGGCGGCCGGGGAGGTTCCCCCGCATGGACTCGAACGTCCGGCGACCGAGGACGACGGGCGAGCCCGCGACGCGTGCGCGGTACTGGCGGACGTCTTCGGGGAGGTCCGGCCACGGCACGCCGCCGTCGTTCCCGATCACCCGGTTCTCCGCGAGCGCGGCGACGCTGACGAGTTGCACGGGATCAGTAGGGCCGGCGGCCGTAAAAAGCGGTCGGCGGTGGATGGGTGGAGACCGCGGCCGACGAGGGCGGGGCGAGACCGCGGCCGACAGGTGAGCCCCGGCTACTCAGCGAGTCCGAGCAGGTCGAACGGGTAGCCGTTGTCGTTGTCGTCGGCCTGCTCGTAGACGACGCGGGCGGCCGCGACGTCCTGAATCGCGAGCCCGGTGGAGTCGAAGACGGTGACGCCGGTGACGCCCTCCGCGCCCGTGCCGGGGGCGTTGCCGCCGGCGTCGACGTCGGCCCGGCCCGGGCGGGTGCCGACGACGATCTCGCCGATCTCGCCGTAGATGTCCTCGTCGGTGAGCGTCCCCGCCGCGTAGGGGACGTTGATCTCGCCGGAGTGGGTGCACTGCTCGTGGTCGTCGATGACGACGGTCGCGTCCAGCAGGAGGTCGTCCGTCAGCTCGTGTTTGCCCTCGGCGTCGGCGCCCATCGCGTTGACGTGGGTGTGTTCGCCGACGTCGTCGGGACCGACGACGGGGTCCTCGACGGGCGTCACCGTCGAGAGCACGTCGCAGTGGCCCGCCTCGCTGATCGAACCCGCCCGGACGTCGAACCGGTCGTCGAAGGCGTCGATGAAGTCCGCGACGCGCTCCTCGTCCAAGTCGCTGATCACGACCTCCTCGATGTCGCGGACCGCGGCGATCGCCTCCAGCTGGGTGTACGACTGGACGCCGGCGCCGACGATCCCGAGCGAGGTCGCGTCGGGGACCGCGAGGTGGTCGGTGGCGACCGCGGCGGCCGCGCCCGTGCGCTTCATCGTGAGCGTCGTGCCGTCAAGGACCGCCAGCGGGAACGCGGTCTCCGGGTCGGAGTAGATCATCGTCCCCATCACGGTCGGGAGGTCGTGGTCGGCGGGGTTGTCGGTGTGGACGTTGACCCACTTGATCCCGGCGGCGTCCCACCCGGTCTCCTCGGCGGTGTCCTCGGTCCGGACGTCGAGGTAGGCCGGCATCGACCGGAAGTCGCCGTTGTACTCCGGGAGGTCGATGTACGACTTCGCCGGCATCTTCGCGTTCCCGCGCTCGTAGGCCGTGAACGCGCCGCGCACCGCGTCGATGACGCGGTCCATGCGGGCGTTCTCGTCGACGTCGTCGGCGTTCAAAAGCAGCGTCTGCATGCCGCGAGTTTTGCCGGTGGGGTACTTGAACCCTACTGGATCGACGGCGGGGACGGGGGCGACAGCAACGACTGTTTATAAATGAACGGCGGTGCAGTGGCGCGCCCCGGTGAGCGGCCTACTGGGC is drawn from Halorubrum sp. CBA1229 and contains these coding sequences:
- a CDS encoding extracellular solute-binding protein, whose product is MSRNGHGGGPDGGGASREGGERSNGATRSGTAENGTATNATRSGGDRSDAGDGEVPTEAFREVAARLADGDLGARFPEPDGDGKETEAAALASDLNAFVADVADTLSAADGFGDEVAGASEHVRSNVARAKEHSEDVYAAVDDIEAAATTQRDDIAEATRELQSVSAATEEVAASAEEVATTAASVAERADEGNDAATAAIDELRVVDERTETARERVESLESEVAAIEDVTDLIRDIADETNILALNASIEAARAGEAGAGFEVVAEEVKSLAEEAQEATAEIESSIDAVRGETDATVAEIADMRERVGEGIDTAETALEAFADLAEDVEETTSGVEEISEATDDQAASIEEAVDMVESVGALADDTAADAADVTTIAHTQKTSLTEVAAGASTLSDRTGALDEELGAYALDGAAADDDATVVEFWHALGGRKARLLDEFVAEFEAATEGIEIRPSSKGSYRGVFDATLAAAERGEPPTIAHLYEIGTKRALDSGAFAPVEGLLEEVDGRRFGGVDALDEATALDPDDLLDPVANYYRTDGALHSLPFNASTPVLYYDRAAFERAGLNPDDPPTTFAEVRHCAERLVERGGVETGITFANYSWFVEQWFAEAGQPLVDAENGRAGTPTEAYFDAEAGERVYEWIAEMAADGLYHDPGIEARGQAREAFHAGRAGMLIGSTSAMVGVHEGASFPVGTGYFPVADERHGVVVGGGSLWIADGAPTDAQRAAAAFLGWLAAPERQARWHRETGYFPVHEGAVDRLSREGWFDENPGYRTAMDQLADAEDRVATTGARMGPFDTVRTLVAEASVEAREHGVSEALDRLTESAKLQLRSYAESKDDAGGR
- a CDS encoding dihydrofolate reductase, with the protein product MQLVSVAALAENRVIGNDGGVPWPDLPEDVRQYRARVAGSPVVLGRRTFESMRGNLPGRRQIVVSRSVDAVAEPTAVVADGVDAAIELARELVGDRPDAGAVDGVAGETSPAGTGPVDALPDDAPSDGAVYVLGGGTIYELFQPRVDRMVLSHVDGAYDGDTRFPAWNESEWRVADETEYEGFTLREWTRR
- a CDS encoding ornithine cyclodeaminase family protein, coding for MQTLLLNADDVDENARMDRVIDAVRGAFTAYERGNAKMPAKSYIDLPEYNGDFRSMPAYLDVRTEDTAEETGWDAAGIKWVNVHTDNPADHDLPTVMGTMIYSDPETAFPLAVLDGTTLTMKRTGAAAAVATDHLAVPDATSLGIVGAGVQSYTQLEAIAAVRDIEEVVISDLDEERVADFIDAFDDRFDVRAGSISEAGHCDVLSTVTPVEDPVVGPDDVGEHTHVNAMGADAEGKHELTDDLLLDATVVIDDHEQCTHSGEINVPYAAGTLTDEDIYGEIGEIVVGTRPGRADVDAGGNAPGTGAEGVTGVTVFDSTGLAIQDVAAARVVYEQADDNDNGYPFDLLGLAE